The Amphiura filiformis chromosome 15, Afil_fr2py, whole genome shotgun sequence region aatggcAGATTCGAAATCCTTGTGGTCAACTTATGCAAAAAAGTGTcattgtacacgattttaggtcctctggttcaaaactaaatttttcaagatggtgccggccaccatcttggatttcagggtgaaaatgatgccgtaatgtcaaactaatgtcagaatcggaatccttgtactcgacatatccgaaaaaatgtctttgtgcatgattataggtgctctagttcaaagcttaaattttcaaaatggcggcggcggccattttggattatgGCCtccagcgaaaaatgccgggattttcgcgggGGACAtgggctattttttttttctaaatggtccatagaagtcgaatcaatcatcaaaccttactagccagagagtggtcaccaaattgaggtttttgacctaactGCCATTAGGAGAAATCAATAGCCGCCTTTCCAAATTTTGTTTGGCGTGGATAAGGACAAAAACGATgaacgtacagggtgtcccagaatgatttgtaccgtgtttgccaaaataactaaaaatagaagacgggcagtgtatctatttttgatacctgtattataatgttggacaatcatgtctcctacttattctgttaatttcagcacgctacctttttgttttggcgtggcatggaataatgtaaaatcgatgaaaaacctgctgttcattttcagcgcaaacgactcgcatacccttgaaaaatGACACAACACACTTGATCAACTCATGgatctttttatgtacatttaaTGTCAATCAAACAACTTTCATTCTTTAACtgattcgtaacgtcataaataatagatggaTATCggatatttagtggaaatatgaacggggcacaactaaaatacctttttccaaataactttgtgctgaacgcttagtaattttacagattttcaaaataggttgcattgtcaaaacttagaattcaccattttacgcaatcttctataacttctactacaAACGTCCAatctttaaaatctaaaaaatctgagaaagctaaataaatgtagaacttaaaatgcaaaacaatataacCAATAAACATGCCATTCATACCttaaaaattccatcttttccggtatagatcattctgggacaccctgtataaaggaAAGTTTCAAATTATTTTCAGTCAATAACGCAGGAGTGCCTTATAAAGCCTGGTGGGAAACCGGTCCAATGGACGGGTTCTATGAAGTCATGGAAGGCAACTATTTTGGATGCGTCAGAATGACTAAGGTTGTAGTCCCATACATGAAAGAAAAACGGAATGGTAGAATTCTTCAAATCTCAAGTGTAGTTGGATTCCATGGTAAGTTatatggttattgttaaataatcgttaaataatattgcaaaataaCTCAAGACTCAAAATAAGGGTCAGGCGAATTTTGGACTATTTATATCATTAATTGAGTTATGAAGCCTACTCTTGGGGCCAAGTAAAGAAGATTGTCCTTAAGACTTTAATATTAAAAAGGTAACAAAGACATTGGTTTGCTGATTTTTCAAACAATTAGGCATTCCTGTTGGTGCATCATACAACGCCTCCAAGTTTGCCCTGGAGGGTTTCAGTGAGTCTATTGCTCCACCACTGAGGAAATTTAACATCTGGTAAGTACATGTATCTCGcattttgctttattttacaAAATCCTATCGCAAAGATACGTCTGAGGTATAAAAATACAGATTACTGCGCTCATACCATGTTACGTGTAGTAAGCAGACGGGATCCGGCGCCGTGTTCAAGCGCCTTGTTTAGCTTGACCTACTGCTGTAACTAGTCTCTTCTCCTCATCTGCCTCTCTTATCTCATGTTAAACCAGCTCGCGGCGTTCCTTGTCTGAAGAAGTCGACAACCATATGTGCGTAGTCCAAACAAGCCCTTGACGGTCTAGCTTGGTAGTACCAACCATCTCATTGTTCTTCAGTTTTGACTATGCCATCTCAACTGCCAAGTTGGCTGTCCACTTTCTCTTCTCCCTGACATACCATCTGGCTGGGTGCTCTTGATTACTGGGTCTTTTGAGTCTCTTTTGGGCCATGAATAATCTTGCCTTGGCCACCTTGAACTCTTCTACAAGAACGCACTGGAAAAGTctacttaagctgaatttatactcgatcgctgagcggttggtatttgaccaataaggcaGAGCGCTTTTCCGAATGCAACAAAAAGCGCTCAACCTTATTGGCCAAAAAACAATCGCtatagctcagcgatgtagtataaattcagctttagtgcGGCTACTGTGGATTACGATCCAAGGCTCCTTACTGGTTGTTACTGAATTGGCTTCATGGTTGATGAATTTTTCAACTTCAACAAGTTTTGGTTGTGAAAGGTCAAACGTCAGACTGGTTGAGCTGGCTTTACAAAACCTGCGATCTTAGGCATTTGCTGGTCCGAATAGGGTTGCTTCATATGGTCCTCTAGTTCTTCCTGTGGAACACACTCTTACATTGCTCAAACAGTCTCTTCATATGGTTCTTGCTTGCTTACGAAGCTGTGTCAGTCCTGGTTTTTCATTGGGTCCCGACATTATCATTGTActcattatttttaataatattactatcCTGTGGATGTGACAtctgtaaaaacaaaaacaaaacatgtaagtAATTTAAGTGAATAAACTTACACTGAACTTGAACAATAATCCAGAAAGTTAAAATAATACTAATGATCTGGAATCTGCTGATTTACAGGGTTTCTGTTATCGAGCCAGGTTACGTTGCGACTAAGATGAATCAAAGGTTTGGCGAAAATCCCACGGCTCTATTTGCAAAAGCAGCAGCCTATTTAATCCCAGAAGAAGAAGAGCGAAAGATCGTCACAGATATGATGACCTCTGATCCGGAAATCGTCATAGGAAATGATGTACTGGACCCTCAAGATTTGGCGAAACAGTTGCAAGATGTTATCCTTTCACCCAATCCTCATTTTAGATATCAGACTTCGAAGACAATTAAGAAATTGGCAAGGGAAAAGTTTGTTGACCCGACGGGCAACGCGGTTATGAATGCTTGGTTAAAACAGTAAACTGGCATTGACGATACTTTAATGATCATCTCAAAGACGATTTGTACACAGCATCACAGAATACACCACATACTGTAGGCATACAtgtatggtatacaaatattgaatgtgtatgagttcaatggtaagaatattttcatgaggtgaaatatggactgttccattcaacaaggccgagttgaatggaacagttgaTATTTCACACCAACTCAAACCTGAGATATCTTTTATACACACATGAACCAGGAAAGTATTATAATGttctatcattattttgttttatataggcAGAAAATGGTCacctttgggcttgtcgtttaatatgaagtcaacctatacaattactgggacttagcaaagttgtaatttaagactagtagtcatatataGGTGAcgttataaattttgaaggtggaccacatcgactttgggccccctgaaaatgttgaatttgcaataaagttcatcttcgtgagggcgctgttcgaaatgtaaatgaattgtgagctcaattttttgaatatgcattgtatttatcctatttcatgtatttatagcatcagtgacaacaacaaataattaatctgacaaaaaatgtgaattaagggggctaaacttgccagtttacaaaacattacatttttttcttgcagatttaatgaccccgtgacacaacgcacaattacagaaattttatttttttttactttgtgacAAATTGGACATGCAGTTAGtctgtatacaaggtttcaggcacagactcccaaagaatttatttaaagggcaactttcgGGTCTAAATTTAGGCCCcgcctactccaactttaaatggctgccacagaaaatccgcaagagctacagacctcaaatttgcctCAACATataactaaaatataaagcaaatctgagggggtcgggtgggggacctccttgatttcatatggataTGTCTTCATGTGTACAAATGTCTCAATCACTGTGGTCCTGAATATCTTGCCAACTTATTTGCTAACATAAATCGTCCTTCAACGGCTCCAGTTACACGGTCTGCAACAGATAAgactcttcttgcaataccatttagtAAGAAATGCATACACACGTACCTCctgaaaactcatttgttttcatgtgaatttgtatttttgctttgtattatatttcatctAGTATTGTTTGTTGTATTTTGCGCCTTATATGATAAGAAATTGTTATATATATGTATGTAAATAATAGTTTCGCGGAGCATCTGTTTAGTcttcagtcgtttttttaaaacttgctggtcacggctaccgcgtgactccaatataggcctaataaatatTATAGTCTTCTAAAAATCTGCAAAATCGAAAAATGTagtaaaatatacatcataatttTTATATCGaatatattttaatatcattttttaaaatttaaatttaagacAGGATAAGGCTAGTGTACTGTGTCCGTATTTTGCTCGATTTGAAAGACATGACTGTAAAAAtcgaaaaatgtaaaaatagtaatatattatatttcaatatcattttttaaatttaaatttaagacAGGATAAAATCCGGGGATAAAGTGTACTTTTGTTCTACTTGTCTGAAATTACCaagtctatagacgaatccaacgagccaagtcatggtcaggatttggttggccatttttgggtccccgcagcacctaactggtgttgtgactgcccaattgggtggattaaagccactTAAAATCGAtattagattattttgtgttgtcatctttcttttgtctgacgtgtaacacaggtgatagaatgcagtttaaaatacctccaaggccgcatcatttcacattttaggtgaaatggagccgacggggacccagctaatggctgtcattgaggtgtaggaatgagtgaaattggattcgtctatagcttacTTTTaagcagagagtagttattcttgagagggcactctattcacgtggtttcttttccaacgctaaaagatcacgaattttggtggtttgcaaatgaaaagtgtccgcactatcgattgattacgtaactgttatgaataatttattagtttttcaatgcaatcgcctcgacccattagtacgtattatctgtattatcaaagtatttggaataacaatccggtgagttcaatgaactacgccctaataccgatggagtttcaatggcgtcttctctccatacacagatgaacaaatacaatagaagaaggtcagcacataatgcaatcgcctcgacccattagtacatattatctgtattatcaaagtacttggaataacaatccggtgagtgcaatgaactacgccctaataccgatggagtttcaatggcgttcttctctccatacacagatgaacaaatacaatagaagaaggtcagcacatatgacctgctttaatgacatgttatatgagttgTACAAAAAGCTCAATATCGAAAAGATAAGTATTcatttgtgcatatggactgcacattGAACATGCAAAAAATAAGTCACTATAATTTAAACAAGATGTGGGATTTTCACATACTATAAAAACATggaataaaacgactaataaattctgccatcctggcgtcaggtcaatggttcattatatcccgtatgtttcttttaattcattaatattcgagaccaattttgctacccatttatatgtacacaggcggatatgtttttttgttgttgtgtattttcgtttctttttgggcgggtgcggcgtgccgcacccgccctatattctctgactattgacctactttctcacatgccacagtgttgagaaaatattcgtgccggttatatcccaaacacccacagaggtgatagtttacggcgagttttgtaattattacttgattttgatatgtaagtaatacgataaagtcgtcataggcagtaataaaactgaactgaactgatgtgtttgtattaaaagaaataacaaaaatatttatttaagtactagaaatactatttggaaattgcagcaagatttgcagatgtttttatttgaacagtaccagttcatcagttttgctagttttcctaatctttgggctaaattaatagcatcgtgaaggtcatatatgtgacccctcagcacaactgagcccggatgtcgccagtgccactattgagatatgctccatcgaacttaacaataaacaataggaaacaaaggatttattgactgttttattgattttcactgcttaaatgtcaagtactatagacatgatatacatcattttaaagctaatttcaagcagaatattttggttgaatatctcaaaaatgatggttggcgacttcagggctcagttgtgctgaggggtcacatatatcattttatactgtactgacagcttcggcatgtacttaaatacagcttgtatgtgcattgtgttcagtgtgtacataggatatttacttttcaaatcttgtgacacatagtgcttgctgatgcttctataaggtattatagacacattattagaatgcatgtgcaccagtagaaatggcccaggttaaataaaataaataaacatatgaatgaatattttattccctggattatttttgttgggacaaaataatgatatagtttgacgctttgaaatacagttatgttaatcacaataaagttacaaagttaaaaaataatatcgaaatattgtaaaagcaaacttttcccctcataagttgtatcaaaacaacatattgaggaaattgatatgacagatttttaaactttgatatggaaagataccccagccctgttgtctcaccagagaagatgagcagaagtctttctatctgatgataaaaaaactctacgtatgattacgaaaatgtttcaaataactattatctacaaaagttttacaACAATGttgtatataaaatgttaacataaaacgccttctgttatgatgtgaagggttaatataaaaacagggaaaatctgttccaactgactaGCAGAGAACAAAgtataagcaatagataagattaaaatcagggaaaatatgacacaacctccaatggtggaataacaaacgtataaacgtataaagttaaaaactcttttaactttgtttatacgttttgtgttattcccccattggaaatcgatattgtgtcatattttccctgtttttaattgtgaagacttactcattctttcatttctcttgacaatttttcatttgtccgccctattccttttaaaggaatttttattaaataacATATTCTGGTTTTCCAGTGCACGGGGCCgccagggtgatactaatttaatgcttttaaaagATATTTCTAGTAtaattgctctccatacacaaatgaacaaacacaatagaGGGGTCATTCTGCCATGCTTCAGGAGAAGTGTCACCCCTCTGCTTTTAAGATACATAAAACGAAGTTGATAATACATTTTGTGTGACGCTACGTGAACGACTTGACGGGCTCATTAATTGCAGGTCTCCACGCTTCATTGATGCCGAGGTCACTGACAGCGTTTAGCCTGTGCTGTTCGTATCTCTGTGCTGGTAGAGAGAATAAACGTTGTCAAGATAGGACACCCGggccctactctgccatgtttgcctGTACATGTACACGGTCTTTTGttcctatgtaaattagtcaatGTGTAAAGCTGAGTTCATACTCATGGGTTACTCATGCTAGACCGCATCCTTGTTGTTAAAAGTGATACCAACTGCGAGTGTAATGCTTGTTTATAGTGACTGAATCGCGCGATTTTGTACACTGATCATGTGCGTGTGATGcggttttctgcaaaagcgagtATAAACAGTACTATACTTATCGGGCTAGTCTTTACCACCTGTCTAGACTATACATTTGCTCTGGTACCACACATATAACATGGCTTCACAAGTTATTCTGATCACAGGTTGTGCCCAAGGCATCGGCAAAGAAACAGCTTTATTTCTTGCACGAGATCCACAACGGCGCTTTAAGGTGTACGCTACCTTGCGTaatatcaagggggtgacactaaattcacggttgttctattagcaacgcaaaatctatgaaaaattcagctggtttactagctagaaagtgaggccagttatcgatccgttatagctcgttatgaataattcatgttcgacccttggatcatgttaattgagtttggcaaataacaacgttgttcgttttgcgaactttgcctgtttaatgAGAGTATAAcccgcccccaatacatctgggcgcaaaacaggcgaaaacgatacagtttaatgaaatggcggacgggtattcccatcaggcaccagttatatgttttttcaaagaaagtctactaatttgatataaaatgacattttgcaatagcaaagtcaaaattaggacttgctgtcaataatatgaaggaaatatgtgacagaggcaaggtgagaaatacaagtagtatttaagttataataacctttgatacccgacctgaccttccatcatggcgccttattcgtctttatgtatttctattatgctctcaagtaaaataaaataccaatctgctctgagcagacaatgttacttggctcccagcacgaattattgattttatacggaagtaaagaaatgcacagtgtatgtgcatgatgtgcaagcatactccaaatatttacggtaaatctgaatagtggtcacatgttaacatatcatgtgttcgggaaatcacgtggcaacattttaagatttcaggcttgtttactagttaattgccatttgtactctttattatttatctttgttaattaacatatattttaaatgctgataaatcgtggttggctacccatgatatctgtcgaaattcaatgttttatgaatataattctaccacgcagagggggtcacgcagcagaatttcacatcacctgacttagctacatttcgaagctctgctcttcaaattcatgtaaatttcaaagtttatacatttaatatatttaatatgatactaatttttgtcataaccaactggtacacgaaatatactagcttattacctatacagaaaggtgattatcagccttcactcagcaaattgacatgcccggcatatgcagccattctccgtctggataacctgactgtcgccctcaatacgtctgggcgcaaatttaaataacaatacgctatttacatatcaatgtggcctcatgctaattaaagctgccccatccaggagttcatctatggtaatATGGCAACAAGACAAGAGGAGTTGAAAACAGAGGCAGGGAATATACTTGACGATACATTGTTTATTAGGGAATTGGATGTTACCAAGCAAGAAACTATTGATGAAACTGTGATGGAAATTGTCAACAATGAGGGGCAGATCGATGTTTTGGGTAAGATTTTAATCAGTATATGCATTATTATAATACATCCAAACAAACCCATtcttcaatttgtttgtttgtttgtttgtttgtttgtttgtttgtttgttggttttattttagttttatgaTATTGAgggaatatttatttttataatgcaTTTTTGTCCATTGTAAAGACCTGCAGTTTATCAGttactattcgccgtagaagtaatgATGTTGCAGGAATAACTACCAtaagcaatagatgaatacaatttttgaatatatcgccaaGGATAAtagaaatcaggatgtgacaattgttcattagcatgtgtccaattcttatttaaatagcgtattgttattagaATGATGTTCTGACCTTGCTAGAGGGTGCTAATAATATCCGCAGACAGACCTTGACTCGAATTCTATGTGGAGTTAAATGCGCAATTAAATAGCTGTTAAATGATCCGCTTGCCATAGTTTACCATTTCAAAATAAATGTAACCATTCAATTCGTGTGTAAACTTAAAGTTTGAACGTGACGTTTTAGCATCTAAAGTACCGAACTCGGGTAAGATCTAGCTTAATCTACTAGTGTCAAATTCTGCTGCATCACCGTGTCTGGATGATAAAATTAGCCCAAAAACTCTGGCCATAGTTACGGTTTTTACTTTTACTAAGGTACTTAaaggggtctccggcaatcataacatcaaGCCCCGGGCATcaagccttatatgttagaaaaataactatcaagcacgaatcacatggttttattcaaaacaagctcatattgacaataaaaacgaataaaaacagtcggctctcaacacgcgatattcaaaattcccgccccaaaattgtctaagtgcaatgacgtaatggttatttgtgctcaatcgtcgtcagccttcattgtatttatactgggacgtcattgcactcgacgaTTTCGaagcccgggaattttgaataagCGTtgattttattcgtttttatggtcactatgagtttgtttaaatcaGACCACGTAATTCGCGCTTGATATTTTTTTCTTAcctataaggaataatgttgtgattgccggagaccccctttaatatTGCAAATCTGGTAGAGCATGCTAATAAAACCCATATGAGAACACACAATCggcggtcatttctaaagatgcatttatactcattcGCTTTTGATTGCTTGGCCTTTCGAAAAGCGAGAAAAATTCAAATTCTTTTCAGTTAATAACGCAGGTGTATCAGTTGGACATTGGTGGGAAACCGGTTCAATTCAGACGTACTATGACGTCATGGAAATCAACTATTTTGGATGCGCCAGAATGACTAAGGCAGTAGTCCCGTACATGAAAGAGAAACGGAGCGGCAAGATTCTTCAAATCTCAAGTGTATGTGGATTCTAtggtaattgttttttttttgttaaacaaTCATAGATAGTGACCAGGCACAGTGCAATTCACCCTTTACCGTTAGGTTTGAAACATATTTACCAGAGAGTCTGAAAATATATATTATGGCAATTATCATGTTATTCCTAATCTAAGCAAATCGCCTTTGGAATTAACAACGGCTATATTACCAGACGTTTTCAGAATCCCTAGAAACTTCCCGCAAATTTAGAACTCAACG contains the following coding sequences:
- the LOC140170713 gene encoding retinol dehydrogenase 8-like, encoding MASQVILITGCAQGIGKEAALFLARDPQRRFKVYATMRNMATKQEQLKTEAGNILNDTLFIRELDVTKQETIDKTLKEIIDIEGKIDVLVNNAGVPYKAWWETGPMDGFYEVMEGNYFGCVRMTKVVVPYMKEKRNGRILQISSVVGFHGIPVGASYNASKFALEGFSESIAPPLRKFNIWVSVIEPGYVATKMNQRFGENPTALFAKAAAYLIPEEEERKIVTDMMTSDPEIVIGNDVLDPQDLAKQLQDVILSPNPHFRYQTSKTIKKLAREKFVDPTGNAVMNAWLKQ